The Vicinamibacterales bacterium genome contains a region encoding:
- a CDS encoding chemotaxis protein CheX, translated as MSVPTVILDHLVSATEEVFETMLFTPLERRPPITGSLETPANIVASVAFAGHRKGLVAVYASTSAATRITSGLLGIPAQEVNGEVPDAMGEIANMVAGTFRNRLAQSEPSSEIAVPTVTIGTDFCTVYSSAASRVRCPFLMEGEALSVELILMGEQPAA; from the coding sequence ATGAGCGTCCCCACGGTCATCCTCGACCACCTCGTGTCGGCCACCGAAGAGGTGTTCGAGACGATGCTGTTCACGCCGCTCGAGCGCCGGCCGCCCATCACCGGGTCGCTCGAAACCCCCGCCAACATCGTGGCGAGCGTCGCGTTCGCCGGGCACCGCAAGGGGCTGGTCGCGGTGTACGCCTCGACGTCCGCGGCCACCCGGATCACGAGCGGCCTGCTGGGCATTCCCGCCCAGGAGGTGAACGGCGAAGTGCCCGACGCCATGGGCGAGATCGCCAACATGGTCGCCGGGACCTTCAGGAACCGCCTGGCCCAGTCCGAGCCGTCGTCGGAGATCGCGGTCCCCACCGTCACGATCGGCACCGACTTCTGTACCGTCTACTCGAGCGCCGCGTCGCGGGTCCGCTGCCCCTTCCTGATGGAGGGCGAGGCCCTGTCGGTCGAGCTCATCCTGATGGGCGAACAGCCCGCCGCCTGA
- a CDS encoding response regulator has product MRVLVCDDDPAARFVAKRWLTSALGCNVTDCEDGVRALEILSVQPFDLALIDLDLPRLNGVEVIEAIRGNEETRELPVVVLSQERREEVVRKLVALGVSAYLLKPLRERTVLGRIGPILTASRATRKVAARALKEIRLEADSPALLVDGDQNFRHTFASVAGQFGPVIVAESGADALASYRRSPVSLVFVGQQLGIMGPQVLVKKIREVEVSYTRIVAVGPTEEDGWFDARMGRVFIPDTLTEEIRPFTRLQGPLSALESLAPQFDACLSSAVTQVFGMMGGLEVAPSGDGSAVRPSGIMSEVTVDIDGRFNLHLELVLPQDVADEVSTRLLGCEKDEVDDDARSSTVSELANMVSGRLDAWLKGKSLGSHVTLPATRPLSPGEALQDAAPGAGFAQAFELSGFGAPVLLRGQVNTQQAA; this is encoded by the coding sequence ATGAGGGTGCTGGTCTGTGACGACGATCCGGCGGCACGGTTCGTGGCCAAGCGCTGGCTGACCAGCGCGCTCGGCTGCAACGTGACCGACTGCGAAGACGGCGTCCGCGCCCTCGAGATCCTGTCGGTCCAGCCGTTCGACCTGGCCCTCATCGACCTCGACCTGCCGCGCCTCAACGGCGTCGAGGTCATCGAGGCCATCCGCGGCAACGAGGAGACCCGGGAACTGCCCGTCGTGGTGCTCTCGCAGGAGCGCCGCGAGGAGGTGGTCCGCAAGCTCGTGGCGCTGGGTGTCTCCGCCTACCTGTTGAAGCCGTTGCGCGAGCGCACCGTGCTGGGCCGGATCGGCCCGATCCTCACGGCCAGCCGCGCCACGCGCAAGGTCGCGGCGCGGGCGCTGAAGGAGATCCGCCTCGAGGCCGACTCGCCGGCCCTGCTGGTGGACGGCGACCAGAACTTCCGCCACACGTTCGCCAGCGTGGCCGGGCAGTTCGGCCCGGTCATCGTGGCCGAGTCCGGCGCCGACGCGCTGGCCAGTTACCGCCGCTCGCCCGTGAGCCTCGTGTTCGTCGGGCAGCAGCTCGGCATCATGGGGCCGCAGGTCCTCGTCAAGAAGATCCGGGAAGTCGAGGTGTCCTACACGCGCATCGTCGCCGTGGGCCCGACCGAGGAGGACGGCTGGTTCGACGCCCGCATGGGGCGCGTCTTCATCCCCGACACGCTGACCGAGGAAATCCGCCCGTTCACGCGCCTGCAGGGCCCCCTGTCGGCGCTGGAGAGCCTGGCGCCGCAGTTCGACGCGTGCCTGTCGTCGGCCGTCACCCAGGTGTTCGGGATGATGGGGGGCCTGGAAGTGGCGCCCTCCGGCGACGGCTCCGCCGTGCGGCCCTCCGGCATCATGTCCGAGGTGACCGTGGACATCGACGGCCGCTTCAACCTGCACCTGGAACTCGTCCTGCCGCAGGACGTCGCCGACGAGGTGAGCACGCGGCTGCTCGGCTGCGAGAAGGACGAGGTGGACGACGACGCCCGATCGTCCACGGTGAGCGAGCTGGCCAACATGGTCAGCGGCCGGCTGGATGCGTGGCTCAAGGGCAAGTCGCTCGGCAGCCATGTCACGCTCCCGGCCACGCGCCCACTCTCCCCAGGGGAGGCGCTCCAGGACGCGGCGCCCGGCGCGGGCTTCGCCCAGGCGTTCGAGCTCTCCGGGTTCGGCGCTCCCGTGCTGCTGCGCGGGCAGGTCAACACCCAGCAGGCCGCGTAG
- a CDS encoding ATP-binding protein — protein sequence MTIETFAHIVAHDLKAPLNGIASMVDFVVEDYADRLDADGQDQLRLIQAMATRGVAMVDGLRALTRVSTAEVRFRPLDLEPLAARAVADARVREPEATIEATIAPAFPAAWGDPTLVPMVVQALVANAARFHRQPVRRIGIGPLAASSSPIEEGFTAFAVSDDGIGIPERERTAVFDIFKRLHPVDAFGGGVGAGLAIAACAVGRHGGRIWVESGEPGRTVVAFTLPAAPPASPAPGE from the coding sequence ATGACCATCGAGACCTTCGCGCACATCGTCGCGCACGACCTCAAGGCGCCGCTGAACGGCATCGCCTCGATGGTCGATTTCGTCGTCGAGGACTACGCGGACCGTCTGGATGCCGACGGCCAGGATCAGCTGCGCCTCATCCAGGCGATGGCGACGCGCGGCGTCGCGATGGTGGACGGCCTCCGCGCGCTGACGCGGGTCTCCACGGCCGAGGTCCGGTTCCGTCCGCTGGACCTCGAGCCCCTCGCCGCCCGGGCCGTCGCCGATGCGCGGGTGCGCGAACCCGAGGCCACGATCGAGGCCACCATCGCGCCGGCCTTCCCGGCCGCGTGGGGGGACCCCACGCTGGTGCCCATGGTCGTCCAGGCGCTCGTGGCGAACGCGGCGCGGTTCCACCGCCAGCCCGTGCGGCGCATCGGCATCGGGCCGCTGGCCGCGTCCTCCTCGCCGATCGAGGAGGGCTTCACCGCCTTCGCCGTGAGCGACGACGGCATTGGTATTCCCGAGCGCGAGCGTACCGCCGTGTTCGACATCTTCAAGCGGCTCCATCCGGTCGACGCCTTCGGCGGCGGCGTGGGTGCGGGCCTCGCCATCGCCGCGTGCGCCGTCGGGCGTCACGGCGGGCGCATCTGGGTGGAGTCGGGCGAGCCGGGACGGACGGTCGTCGCTTTCACCCTGCCAGCGGCGCCACCCGCGTCGCCGGCGCCCGGGGAGTGA
- a CDS encoding response regulator codes for MPQRRRLLFVDDDTPILRALERMMRSYRTEWECHFADDPIKALDDVGRLAPDAVITDMLMPGIDGAELLAEVVHRQPLSARFILSGEVGEGSLVRMARGAHQCLAKPCRGDVLRSVLQQALLNPDDFTTPAVMQGLLRLSRLPVAAPHFEALRRTMAQPASDARDDHAIALIESSGGIAAKVLQIATWARLGLGSPPTDAYDAYFQLGPDAVCALLESDLLLPVPPQETTPLQRDGWLRAERAARVAGAIGHAEGLSADETRRATLVALWTASGSLLLDAACRDDYARLARPGRGPGETSAAEREAFGLSAGAMLSRMLRLWGLSPILAGPVERSDAAGGLPVDAALSHRIAFAAPFLVDNPDGGPLPADVMAWLAPLDLGGRLDTWRRAAGRVLEPPAAA; via the coding sequence ATGCCGCAGCGCCGCCGCCTCCTGTTCGTGGACGACGATACGCCCATCCTGCGGGCGCTCGAGCGCATGATGCGGTCCTACCGGACCGAGTGGGAGTGCCACTTCGCCGACGACCCGATCAAGGCGCTGGACGACGTCGGCCGGCTGGCGCCCGACGCCGTCATCACCGACATGCTGATGCCGGGCATCGATGGCGCCGAGCTCCTGGCCGAGGTGGTGCACCGCCAGCCGCTGTCGGCCCGGTTCATCCTGTCGGGCGAGGTCGGCGAGGGATCGCTCGTCCGGATGGCCCGGGGCGCCCACCAATGCCTGGCCAAGCCGTGCCGCGGCGACGTCCTGCGCAGCGTGCTGCAGCAGGCGCTGCTGAATCCCGACGACTTCACGACACCGGCCGTCATGCAGGGCCTGCTGCGCCTGTCGCGCCTGCCGGTCGCGGCCCCGCACTTCGAGGCCCTGCGAAGGACGATGGCGCAGCCGGCCAGCGACGCGCGGGACGACCACGCCATCGCCCTCATCGAGAGCTCCGGAGGCATCGCGGCCAAGGTGCTGCAGATCGCCACCTGGGCCCGCCTCGGGCTGGGGTCGCCGCCGACCGACGCCTACGACGCGTATTTCCAGCTGGGGCCCGACGCGGTCTGCGCGCTCCTCGAGTCGGATCTCCTCCTGCCCGTGCCTCCGCAGGAGACCACGCCGCTCCAGCGGGACGGCTGGCTGCGCGCGGAGCGCGCGGCCCGGGTGGCCGGCGCCATCGGGCACGCCGAGGGGTTGTCGGCGGACGAAACCCGGCGCGCCACCCTCGTCGCCCTCTGGACGGCCAGCGGTTCCCTCCTCCTCGACGCGGCCTGCCGCGACGACTACGCCCGGCTCGCCCGGCCTGGCAGGGGCCCAGGGGAGACGTCGGCCGCCGAGCGAGAGGCGTTCGGACTGTCGGCCGGGGCGATGCTCTCGAGGATGCTCAGGCTCTGGGGCCTGTCCCCCATCCTGGCCGGACCGGTGGAACGCAGCGACGCCGCCGGCGGCCTGCCGGTGGACGCGGCCCTTTCCCACCGTATCGCTTTCGCCGCGCCGTTCCTGGTCGACAACCCGGACGGCGGCCCCCTGCCGGCCGACGTGATGGCATGGCTCGCGCCGCTCGACCTGGGCGGCCGCCTGGACACCTGGCGCCGCGCCGCCGGCCGGGTCCTGGAACCGCCGGCAGCGGCATAG